The genomic segment GCGACTTCCACCATCGTCCAGAACGCTTACTGCATCTCCGCCTCACCGTCGTCCACGAGGACAAGGACTTCCTGGCCAAGATGCCACAATTGCTGTGCGACGAAGCTGATGAGCTCGACATTGCATTCCAGTTTCATTACGCTGTTGGCCAGCTCGAGACACTGGATTTCAACGACCTGCACAGCGTCCTCGAACTGAAATCCGGCGAGGCCCGAGCCATTATCTGCACCCTGCAGCTGCATCGCCTTCTTGCCGCCGCCGATGACACCGTGAGTAGCTTCGGTGCTGCCCACCATTTCAGCCAGATGGCCAGCATCACACGGCTCCGGCAAATGGCGTCAAGCTCGTGCCCACCGAGCAAGGCTACGATCCTTACCACAGCCCGGCGACGCCGCTGAGCTTCGTCTCGCCGCCGGCATCGACTCCTCAGTTCCACATGCCACCGCAGCTGGTGAGCTTCCTTTCCACGGCGCGCGCGCTGTCGCCCAAGATCATGGTGGTCACGGAGCAGGATGCCAACCACAACGGCGTCTCCTTCCGGAAGCGCTTCGCCGAGGCGCTCCACTACTACGCCGCCGTGTACGACAGCCTggacgcggccgccgcggcgttCCGGAGGCCTGCAGACGAGCGGGCGGTGCTGGGCGAGGAGATCAGGGGCGTGCTTCTGCGCGTGGGCGCCCACCGGCAAGAGCGGCACGACCGGCTGCAGCAGTGGGAGGTGCGCTGGAGATCACCGGGTTCAAGAACGTGCCTCTGAGCTACATGACCAGAGAGCAGGGGGACGACGTGCTGAGGAGCTGCGGGTTCAGAGAGTGTGAGAACAGAGAGCACGGGGGCTGCCTCCTGCTATGCTGGAGCTCGTGCTCCCTTTACTCGGTGTCGGCATGGCGGCCGAACAGAGGCTCAGCTTACGGGAGCAGTCAGTACCTGTCAGCGCCGAGCCAAATAGTGACTCCTGCGCATAGCTTCGACGAGCTGATGTGCTGACGGCGATTCAGTCGAGGGACAGTAAATATGAGTAGGCCTTCTAATTGCATGACAGGGTGAGAGTCTGAGAGGTCGGCAGTGATTGATTCTTAGATGAGAATTGAGACAGCTTGTGGAGCATATATCGGTCAGGACTCAGGAGGTGAAGGTTGCGGACTTGCAGATGCAGATGGACTCTAAACCACGATTTGTTGTGCGGTAAAtgagtttttctcttttttacctTCAGCTTTCGGTTGCACTTGAGATAGTAGGGTAAACTGATGTGGAACTGCTTTGATTTATCAAACTAGTTGTGTGCTCTTGACCAAGGTTTGCGCCATTATGGTCCGCGATTCATCACATCTGGTTGGTTCATGTCCGTATCATTAATCGAGTgaaatattgattatgatgttGTTATTAAGGACCCTCGATCGAATGCATATTTAATTAGCCATCTCAAAGATCTTCAAGTTTTAGTTTTTATTAAGCTGCATGCATCAATCAATTCACCTAAAGCTTAAgttgattaaaaaatatgacCAATCCACTTATACTTTCACACTTTTTGGAGGTTACCTCAGGAACTAGCTACAATTTTTTACTCTCACCAAGACAAGACTTTTGACTCTTAGTACCATATTGACTTGCATGCACTaactaattcactaaaaatttCAGTGATGGAAAAAGATATAAAATATACTTATACTTTAACATTATCTTATTGATTGCTTATTTTAAATATACCAGCCACTGAGATAAACCCCAATAACTAATGCAAGGACGCATATTACAAGGAACTGATTGATGACCAATGCATGTGTCTTAAAGATTAGATAATCTGTGCAGTTATGCTTGTCAATGTTCCTAAATAGGTCCGGTCATGTCTTACATGACAAGGTTTTAGGCCGACTAACAGGTTGTTTGGATTGGCCGACCTGCCGTACATGGGTCCAACCACGAGTTACTTAACTACTAAAAATACCGATAAAAGTATCATGATTCAAAAGATGATACAGTATACCCTGCAAAAGTTTTTCCATTGCCAGTAGATGCCACATCTCTTCTGGAATTGCCACTTCTTTTTTCAG from the Phragmites australis chromosome 19, lpPhrAust1.1, whole genome shotgun sequence genome contains:
- the LOC133900295 gene encoding scarecrow-like protein 3 codes for the protein MSTSETSPGQPRSHVQWIQLLRDFHHRPERLLHLRLTVVHEDKDFLAKMPQLLCDEADELDIAFQFHYAVGQLETLDFNDLHSVLELKSGEARAIICTLQLHRLLAAADDTLVPTEQGYDPYHSPATPLSFVSPPASTPQFHMPPQLVSFLSTARALSPKIMVVTEQDANHNGVSFRKRFAEALHYYAAVYDSLDAAAAAFRRPADERAVLGEEIRGVLLRVGAHRQERHDRLQQWEVRWRSPGSRTCL